From Bacteroidota bacterium, one genomic window encodes:
- the odhB gene encoding 2-oxoglutarate dehydrogenase complex dihydrolipoyllysine-residue succinyltransferase, producing MAIELKVPTIGESINEVTLSKWLVKDGDYVETDQSLCEFDSDKATLEFPAEKSGVITIKAEEGSELKIGAVIATLDTSAKAPAKKQEVTKLEKTSSKQEAIQPEKKPATIEKAIEKTAEKPAVHITPLAETIAKENKVDIANLIGTGIGGRITKEDVLQALNNGMHPKEIAQSMKRNSRDEHTEKVSRLRKTIASRLVSVKNEAAILTTFNEADMSAVMAIREKYKSAFEKQHGIGLGFMSFFVKACCNALLEFPMVNAYWNEDQILHHAYCDISIAVSTPKGLVVPVIRNAESKSMAEVELTIKDLAVKGRDGTLTLEEMQGGTFTITNGGVFGSMMSTPIINAPQSAILGMHKIQERPVAINGQVVIRPMMYLALSYDHRIIDGKNSVSFLVRVKEQLENPEQLIFGADPIKLLLDI from the coding sequence ATGGCAATAGAATTGAAAGTACCTACAATAGGAGAATCTATTAACGAAGTAACATTGAGCAAATGGTTAGTGAAAGATGGAGATTATGTAGAAACAGATCAATCCCTTTGTGAATTTGATAGTGATAAGGCTACATTAGAATTTCCTGCGGAAAAATCTGGAGTAATAACAATTAAGGCAGAAGAAGGAAGTGAATTGAAAATTGGAGCAGTGATAGCAACTTTAGATACCTCTGCAAAAGCTCCTGCAAAAAAACAAGAAGTTACGAAACTGGAAAAAACTTCTTCCAAACAAGAAGCAATTCAACCAGAAAAAAAACCGGCAACTATTGAAAAAGCAATTGAGAAAACTGCGGAGAAACCTGCTGTGCATATTACACCTCTTGCAGAAACAATTGCCAAAGAAAATAAAGTAGATATTGCTAATCTTATTGGCACAGGAATCGGTGGAAGAATTACAAAAGAAGATGTGTTACAAGCATTAAATAATGGAATGCATCCGAAAGAAATTGCACAATCCATGAAACGCAATAGCCGTGATGAGCATACTGAAAAAGTAAGCAGACTGCGCAAAACAATTGCAAGCAGATTAGTGAGTGTGAAAAATGAAGCTGCAATTCTTACTACATTTAATGAAGCGGACATGAGTGCAGTGATGGCTATACGGGAAAAATATAAATCCGCATTCGAAAAGCAACATGGAATTGGTCTTGGCTTCATGAGCTTTTTTGTAAAAGCATGTTGTAATGCACTGCTCGAATTTCCAATGGTAAATGCCTATTGGAATGAAGACCAAATATTGCATCATGCATATTGTGATATCTCCATAGCTGTTTCCACACCGAAAGGATTAGTGGTACCTGTTATTCGCAATGCAGAAAGTAAAAGTATGGCAGAAGTGGAATTGACAATAAAAGATCTTGCTGTAAAAGGCAGAGATGGCACTCTAACCTTAGAAGAAATGCAGGGCGGTACTTTTACAATTACCAATGGTGGTGTTTTTGGTTCTATGATGAGTACACCAATTATTAATGCACCGCAAAGTGCAATACTTGGAATGCATAAAATTCAGGAACGTCCTGTTGCTATAAATGGTCAAGTAGTAATTCGTCCGATGATGTATCTCGCATTAAGTTATGATCATCGCATTATCGATGGAAAAAATTCAGTGAGTTTTTTAGTGCGAGTGAAAGAACAACTTGAAAATCCGGAGCAATTAATATTTGGTGCTGATCCAATTAAATTATTATTGGACATTTGA